A single genomic interval of Candidatus Methanoperedens sp. harbors:
- a CDS encoding bifunctional acetate--CoA ligase family protein/GNAT family N-acetyltransferase, with product MVISNLDKIFHPKSIALVGASDEKDSVGYILMENLTKAGYSGKVYPVNIHKPEILGLEAYESVGQIPETVDLAIIATPAKTVIEVVEQCGKAKIPGLIIISAGFKEVGEEGKALEDKIIELKKKYNMRIIGPNCLGIIRPDINLNTTFLKKLVKPGNIAFISQSGALGSAILDWAAHENIGFSNFVSVGSMIDVDFGDLIDYFGTDPKTTSILMYIEGITDAREFMSASRHFARTKPIIVVKAGKFSESAKAAASHTGSLAGEDMVYEAAFKRAGIVRVEEIADLFNCAEVLGLHPLPKGQNLVIITNAGGPGVMAADALLARKGKLAKLGEKTMEMLDGILPRYWSKGNPIDLLGDAGSDRYKASMEACFRDENIDSILIIHTPQGTADPADVAKTVVEVVRNEEHRKTILTSFMGYEDVEEANHILIDNNIPTYSTPEQAVATFMYMYQYKRNLELLYETPAELPVNSIPPRRPLEIIIRNAAKEGREILTEMEAKNLLEDYNFPVVKTVVAKNADEAVTTASQIGFPVVLKVLSPEIVHKTDAGGVVLNINSEAEVRVAFDDIIKRAKDYNPKARIQGVTVQSMIKKGYEIILGAKTDRLFGPVILFGMGGIGVELFKDVAVGLPPLNQTLARRIMEETIVYQLLKGYRNKLPANLNLLEEIMIRFSQMLVDFPQIKEVDINPLFIDETEAFVLDARVVIDKENVFEKLRAHEHLVISPYPEKYIIPWILMDGRTVILRPIKPEDEPMWLEMFQHFSEESLHYRLFEVIKDTPHELRVRYCNIDYYREMAIVAELIEDDQRKIIGVVRLIIEPDGKKAEIAFIVADPWQGLGLGSKMVDYMIEICKDKKIETVHAIMLPDNHRAIQLLERMGFSIQYHEDTTEGTLNLMEEES from the coding sequence ATGGTTATTTCAAATCTTGATAAGATTTTTCATCCAAAAAGCATCGCACTGGTCGGAGCAAGTGATGAAAAGGATTCTGTTGGATATATATTAATGGAAAATCTCACAAAAGCAGGATACTCAGGAAAAGTGTATCCAGTCAATATTCATAAACCTGAGATTCTTGGATTGGAAGCCTACGAAAGCGTTGGTCAAATTCCAGAGACTGTTGACCTTGCTATTATCGCAACACCTGCAAAAACCGTAATCGAAGTGGTGGAGCAGTGCGGAAAAGCGAAAATACCAGGACTGATCATTATTTCAGCCGGTTTTAAAGAAGTAGGGGAAGAAGGAAAAGCACTTGAAGATAAGATTATCGAGTTAAAAAAGAAATATAACATGCGAATTATTGGACCCAACTGTCTTGGTATCATCCGCCCGGATATCAATCTTAATACAACTTTCTTAAAAAAATTGGTAAAACCGGGCAATATCGCATTTATCTCACAGAGCGGTGCATTAGGCTCAGCAATTCTTGACTGGGCAGCCCATGAGAACATCGGATTCAGTAATTTCGTTTCAGTGGGTTCGATGATTGACGTGGACTTTGGGGATCTCATAGACTATTTCGGAACTGACCCTAAGACAACGAGCATATTGATGTATATTGAAGGGATAACCGATGCCAGGGAATTCATGAGTGCATCGAGGCACTTTGCAAGGACGAAACCCATAATCGTGGTAAAGGCCGGAAAGTTTAGTGAAAGTGCAAAAGCAGCAGCTTCGCATACGGGATCTCTTGCCGGTGAAGATATGGTGTATGAGGCTGCATTTAAACGTGCCGGGATAGTACGTGTTGAGGAAATTGCCGACCTTTTCAATTGCGCCGAAGTCTTAGGTCTTCATCCCCTTCCTAAAGGACAGAACCTTGTTATTATCACGAATGCAGGCGGTCCGGGAGTAATGGCTGCGGATGCGCTTTTAGCAAGAAAGGGGAAGCTTGCAAAGCTTGGCGAAAAAACGATGGAGATGCTTGACGGTATTTTACCTCGTTATTGGAGTAAAGGAAACCCGATCGATCTTTTGGGAGATGCAGGTTCCGACAGATACAAAGCATCTATGGAGGCATGTTTTAGAGACGAGAACATTGACTCGATTTTAATAATCCATACCCCCCAGGGAACTGCAGATCCTGCTGATGTTGCAAAAACGGTTGTGGAAGTAGTCAGGAATGAAGAACATCGTAAAACCATATTGACATCATTCATGGGTTACGAAGATGTAGAAGAGGCAAACCATATTCTTATTGATAACAACATTCCGACATATTCCACACCGGAACAGGCAGTTGCAACTTTCATGTACATGTATCAATATAAACGGAATCTTGAACTGCTTTATGAAACACCTGCCGAACTGCCTGTAAATAGCATACCGCCCAGACGTCCCCTGGAGATTATCATAAGAAATGCGGCAAAAGAAGGCAGGGAAATATTGACCGAAATGGAAGCAAAGAACCTTCTGGAAGATTATAATTTTCCGGTTGTGAAAACAGTGGTGGCAAAAAACGCAGATGAAGCAGTTACTACGGCTTCCCAGATAGGTTTTCCAGTGGTTCTGAAGGTATTATCACCGGAAATAGTACATAAAACAGATGCCGGAGGGGTCGTTCTAAATATTAATTCTGAGGCGGAGGTAAGAGTTGCATTTGATGACATTATTAAACGGGCAAAAGATTATAATCCGAAAGCCAGGATTCAGGGAGTTACAGTTCAATCCATGATAAAAAAAGGATATGAGATTATCCTGGGAGCAAAAACCGACAGGTTATTTGGCCCTGTAATCCTGTTTGGAATGGGTGGTATTGGTGTAGAACTTTTTAAAGATGTTGCCGTTGGGCTTCCGCCGTTAAATCAAACATTAGCGAGAAGAATAATGGAGGAAACAATTGTTTATCAACTCTTAAAGGGTTATAGAAATAAGCTGCCTGCAAATCTTAACTTGCTTGAAGAAATCATGATTCGGTTTTCCCAGATGCTTGTTGATTTTCCTCAAATTAAAGAAGTTGATATTAATCCATTATTTATAGATGAAACAGAGGCTTTTGTTCTTGATGCCCGCGTGGTGATAGATAAAGAAAATGTGTTCGAAAAACTCAGAGCCCATGAACACCTTGTGATCAGTCCATATCCTGAGAAATATATAATCCCATGGATACTCATGGACGGCCGCACCGTCATTCTAAGACCCATAAAGCCGGAAGATGAACCAATGTGGTTAGAAATGTTCCAGCACTTCTCAGAAGAATCCTTGCACTACAGGCTTTTTGAAGTTATCAAGGATACTCCTCACGAGCTTCGGGTCCGGTATTGCAATATTGATTATTATCGGGAAATGGCCATAGTAGCAGAATTAATTGAGGATGATCAAAGGAAAATCATAGGTGTGGTGAGGCTTATTATTGAGCCTGATGGGAAAAAAGCAGAAATTGCTTTCATTGTTGCTGATCCATGGCAGGGTCTTGGGCTGGGATCTAAAATGGTGGACTATATGATTGAAATCTGCAAGGACAAAAAAATTGAAACAGTCCATGCGATAATGTTGCCTGATAATCATCGAGCGATTCAACTTCTTGAGAGAATGGGATTCTCTATTCAATACCATGAAGATACAACCGAAGGCACTCTGAATCTAATGGAAGAAGAATCGTAA